The Labilibaculum sp. sequence AAGCCTTCCCGATTAGGGAAGGCTCGTAAATTGAATATTTTGATTAATTCTATAAGCTTCCCTGTTTCAATGAATAATTATTCATTGAATTGTTGAAAAGATTATTGATATTAAATGTTTGGTTCATGTTCCTGTTATTTACGATGGCTAAAGTAGGTGTTTTTTTTTAAGGATCAAAAAATGACTGTTGTTTTTTTTAAAATAGCTTTTGTGTGATTACTGCAGGTTGCGTCTTGTTATGTAATTGTATAGACTAATGCAAATATATTTTAAAAACTTAAAAGAATAATTTTGAGATTAATTCAAATTACGTACATTTACTTTATAATAATCTAAAATTTTTTAAGGAATGCCTACAGGTACAGTAAAATTTTTTAACGAATCTAAGGGATTTGGATTCATTAAAAACAGCGAAACAGGAGAAGACATCTTTGTTCACGTAACAGGATTAATTGACAAAATTGATCAGGATGATTCAGTAACTTTTGATGTTGTTGAAGGAAAAAAAGGAATTAACGCAGTTAATGTAAAACTTAACTAAGTTAAAATAAGATATTTTTCCTTGGTAAAGCTCAATGTAATGTTGAGCTTTTTTTTATACACTGTTTTTTCCTGATTTAGTGAATCAGGAAGATTAATCACGGAAAGATTTTCTTTGGTTTTTTCTAATTGCAGATTATATTATTTTTGTAGAATGATCAACGAAATAGATACACTTGACGTATTGAACAAGATGTGTTCAGATACTTTGATGGAGCACCTGGGTATTACTTACACCGAAGTAGGAGAAAACTATTTGGTTGCAGAGATGCCGGTAACACCCAAGCATTGGCAGCCTATGAAAATTCTTCATGGTGGAGCCACACTTGCTTTGGCTGAATCGGTAGGGAGTGCCTTATCAGTAATTAAAACTGATATGAAAAAATATGATGTAAAAGGGATGGAGATTAATGCGAATCACATTCGAAGCATGAGAACA is a genomic window containing:
- a CDS encoding cold shock domain-containing protein, whose translation is MPTGTVKFFNESKGFGFIKNSETGEDIFVHVTGLIDKIDQDDSVTFDVVEGKKGINAVNVKLN
- a CDS encoding PaaI family thioesterase, giving the protein MINEIDTLDVLNKMCSDTLMEHLGITYTEVGENYLVAEMPVTPKHWQPMKILHGGATLALAESVGSALSVIKTDMKKYDVKGMEINANHIRSMRTGTITAKAHFIHKGSLTHIVEVNILNEQEKLISVCRITNVILKK